The following coding sequences are from one Synechococcus sp. HK05 window:
- a CDS encoding YifB family Mg chelatase-like AAA ATPase gives MLARCSGAALVGLEARAVAVEVDIAPGLPGLQVVGLADAAVQESRQRVRAAIRNSQLRMPLTRVIVNLAPADLRKEGPAFDLPIALAVLAASGQLDPSQLEGIWCAGELGLGGELRPVRGAVALALAAQRQGARALLLPRANQREAALVEQLPLAVAGSLSEALHWLQQPDRAAAPDLADAPVPSAEAPPLADLASVQGQLHGRRALEIAAAGGHHLLLVGPPGSGKTLLARCLPGLLPELSRAEQLELTQLYSVAGLLGAQGGLLQQRPFRSPHHSCSSAALVGGGAQLRPGELPLAHRGVLFLDELAEFRRDVLNQLRQPLEQEELWLSRARQRLRFPCAVNLVAATNPCTCGWAGDPERTCSCGTAQQQRYWSRLSGPLLDRIDLQVVMRRLEGSVLGAGFRASTAAETNAAEASAVVRERAEAARERMRSRNPQGVSNRQLSAKDLRLCGAIGSDALDLWQGAIDQRGLSARAAERVLRVGRTIADLSGHPTVDASAIAEALSYRSFDQLSAAGAGRDRAAHPPAAADAGAPPGGFRRRCQRSSRATD, from the coding sequence ATGTTGGCACGATGCAGCGGTGCGGCCCTGGTGGGGCTTGAGGCCCGGGCCGTGGCCGTGGAGGTGGACATTGCCCCCGGTCTTCCGGGGCTTCAGGTGGTGGGCTTGGCGGATGCGGCGGTGCAGGAGTCGCGCCAGCGGGTGCGGGCCGCCATCCGCAACAGCCAGCTGCGCATGCCCCTCACCCGGGTGATCGTGAACCTGGCCCCCGCCGACCTCCGCAAGGAGGGGCCAGCTTTTGATCTTCCGATCGCCCTGGCGGTGCTGGCCGCCAGTGGCCAGCTCGATCCGAGCCAGCTGGAGGGGATCTGGTGCGCCGGCGAGCTGGGGTTGGGAGGCGAGCTGCGACCGGTGCGGGGTGCGGTGGCGCTCGCCCTAGCGGCCCAGCGCCAGGGAGCCCGGGCCCTGCTGCTGCCGCGGGCGAACCAGCGGGAAGCCGCGCTGGTGGAGCAGCTGCCGCTGGCGGTGGCCGGCAGCTTGAGCGAAGCGCTGCACTGGCTGCAGCAGCCGGATCGTGCTGCCGCGCCGGACCTCGCGGATGCACCCGTGCCTTCAGCCGAGGCACCCCCACTCGCTGATCTGGCCAGCGTTCAGGGGCAACTGCATGGCCGGCGCGCCCTGGAAATCGCCGCCGCGGGGGGCCATCACCTGCTGCTGGTGGGGCCACCCGGCAGCGGTAAAACCCTGCTGGCGCGCTGCCTGCCGGGGTTGTTGCCGGAGCTCAGCCGCGCCGAGCAGCTGGAGCTCACCCAGCTGTATTCGGTGGCGGGGCTGCTGGGCGCCCAGGGGGGCCTGCTGCAGCAACGCCCCTTTCGCAGCCCCCATCACAGCTGCTCCAGCGCCGCCCTGGTGGGAGGGGGCGCGCAGCTGCGGCCAGGGGAGCTGCCCCTGGCGCACCGCGGGGTGCTCTTTCTCGATGAACTGGCGGAATTCCGCCGCGACGTGCTCAACCAACTGCGCCAGCCCTTGGAACAAGAAGAGCTGTGGTTGAGCCGGGCCCGGCAGCGCCTGCGTTTTCCCTGCGCCGTGAACCTGGTGGCCGCCACCAACCCCTGCACCTGTGGCTGGGCAGGGGATCCAGAGCGCACCTGCAGCTGCGGCACCGCCCAACAGCAGCGCTACTGGAGCCGGCTCTCAGGCCCCCTGCTGGATCGCATCGACTTGCAGGTGGTGATGCGACGACTCGAGGGCAGCGTCCTGGGGGCAGGCTTCCGGGCCAGCACAGCCGCCGAAACGAACGCCGCCGAGGCCAGTGCCGTGGTGCGTGAGCGGGCGGAGGCAGCACGGGAGCGCATGCGCAGCCGCAACCCTCAAGGGGTGAGCAATCGCCAGCTCAGCGCCAAGGATCTACGCCTATGCGGCGCTATCGGCAGCGATGCCCTCGACCTCTGGCAGGGGGCCATTGATCAACGGGGCCTGAGCGCCCGTGCAGCCGAACGGGTGCTCAGGGTGGGGCGCACCATTGCTGATCTGAGCGGCCATCCAACGGTGGACGCCTCAGCCATTGCCGAGGCCCTCAGTTACCGAAGCTTCGATCAGCTCAGTGCCGCAGGGGCTGGTCGCGATAGGGCTGCACACCCACCAGCGGCGGCTGATGCTGGCGCTCCTCCAGGGGGTTTCCGAAGGCGTTGCCAACGCTCGAGCCGAGCCACCGATTGA
- a CDS encoding prolyl oligopeptidase family serine peptidase translates to MASPSTSPAPLSAALVLGKTPSLKEPRLLGSDLYWLEQRPQERGRTTLMARRGPKATAVELTPGDWNLRCRVHEYGGGACAIGRRANGEAVAVFVHDGDHCLWLLPLDTPASQPQRLTTPSNDNRSPALLGGGVIDGHHDRWIGVMEADGRDTLVAVALTGGEPQPLHRAADFCGYPALSPAGNQLAWVEWQQPCMPWERSQLWLAPVDPDGRLAAARAVAGSCAGDAQACSVFQPIWAGEHLVVSNDRSGFWNLERWTQAAQASVSAAPEWQPLLPMEADFAMPQWVFGMSTLAWDGEQLLALACRQGRWELGQVLMPEQPGSPGQWHVLPQPFTDLAELCAERGQLACVASNPREPSGLLQLELSSGSWSHQSAAPCPLQPEAISQPEELWFNGHGDLPTHAWYYPPAGGGHPEAPLLVKGHSGPTSMARTGLSLGIQFWTSRGWGVVDVNYGGSTGFGRAYRERLDGQWGVVDVADCAAAAEALVARGLASAERIAIEGGSAGGFTALAALCFTTTFRAGASRYGVADLSALAIDTHRFEARYLDGLVGPWPVAKATYEERSPLEHADRIRCPVIFFQGLEDVVVPPEQTERMAAALKANGIPVEVHLFPEEGHGFRNGATQIQVLEATEAFFRRHFQL, encoded by the coding sequence ATGGCTTCGCCCAGCACCAGCCCAGCCCCCCTCTCCGCTGCGCTTGTGCTGGGCAAGACCCCAAGCCTCAAGGAGCCCCGCCTGCTCGGCAGTGATCTCTATTGGCTAGAGCAGCGCCCCCAAGAGCGCGGGCGCACCACCTTGATGGCCCGCCGCGGCCCAAAGGCCACGGCCGTGGAGCTCACGCCGGGCGACTGGAATCTCCGCTGCCGCGTGCACGAATACGGAGGTGGCGCCTGCGCGATCGGTCGTCGAGCCAACGGGGAGGCGGTGGCTGTGTTTGTGCATGACGGCGACCATTGCCTCTGGCTCTTGCCCCTCGACACGCCCGCCAGCCAGCCCCAGCGCCTCACCACCCCCAGCAACGACAACCGCTCTCCAGCGCTCCTCGGCGGCGGAGTGATCGATGGCCACCACGACCGTTGGATCGGCGTGATGGAAGCCGATGGGCGCGACACCCTGGTGGCTGTGGCGCTCACGGGGGGCGAGCCTCAGCCTCTCCACAGAGCAGCCGATTTCTGCGGTTACCCCGCCCTGAGCCCCGCCGGCAACCAACTGGCCTGGGTGGAGTGGCAGCAGCCCTGCATGCCCTGGGAACGCAGCCAGCTCTGGCTCGCTCCGGTTGATCCCGATGGCCGCCTGGCCGCCGCCCGTGCCGTGGCCGGATCCTGTGCGGGCGATGCACAAGCCTGCTCGGTGTTTCAGCCGATCTGGGCCGGCGAGCACCTGGTGGTGAGCAACGACCGCAGCGGCTTCTGGAACCTGGAGCGTTGGACGCAGGCCGCCCAGGCCAGCGTCAGTGCAGCGCCCGAGTGGCAGCCGCTGCTGCCGATGGAGGCTGACTTTGCCATGCCCCAGTGGGTGTTTGGCATGAGCACCCTGGCCTGGGACGGCGAGCAGCTGCTGGCTCTGGCCTGCCGGCAGGGCCGCTGGGAGCTGGGCCAGGTGCTGATGCCTGAGCAGCCCGGCAGCCCTGGCCAGTGGCACGTGCTGCCGCAACCGTTCACCGATCTGGCCGAGCTGTGTGCGGAGCGGGGCCAACTGGCCTGCGTGGCCAGCAATCCCCGCGAACCCTCCGGTCTGCTGCAACTGGAGCTGAGCAGCGGCAGCTGGAGCCATCAGAGCGCCGCCCCCTGCCCGCTCCAGCCTGAAGCCATCAGCCAGCCGGAGGAGCTGTGGTTCAACGGCCATGGCGACCTGCCCACCCATGCCTGGTACTACCCACCCGCCGGTGGTGGCCACCCGGAGGCACCCCTCTTGGTGAAAGGCCACAGCGGGCCCACGAGCATGGCCCGCACGGGCCTGAGCTTGGGCATCCAGTTTTGGACATCGCGCGGCTGGGGCGTGGTGGATGTGAACTACGGCGGCTCCACCGGCTTTGGCAGGGCCTACCGCGAGCGCCTCGATGGCCAATGGGGTGTAGTGGATGTCGCCGACTGCGCCGCCGCCGCGGAAGCCCTGGTGGCCCGCGGGCTGGCCAGTGCCGAGCGCATTGCCATCGAAGGCGGCAGCGCCGGCGGCTTCACCGCCCTGGCCGCCCTCTGTTTCACCACCACCTTCCGCGCCGGCGCAAGCCGCTACGGCGTGGCCGACCTCAGCGCCCTGGCGATCGACACCCACCGGTTTGAGGCTCGCTATCTCGATGGCCTGGTGGGGCCCTGGCCCGTAGCAAAGGCCACCTATGAGGAGCGCTCCCCGCTGGAACATGCCGATCGCATCCGCTGTCCGGTGATCTTTTTCCAGGGTCTGGAGGATGTGGTGGTGCCGCCGGAGCAAACCGAGCGGATGGCTGCTGCCCTGAAGGCCAATGGCATCCCGGTGGAGGTGCACCTGTTCCCGGAGGAGGGGCATGGCTTCCGCAACGGCGCCACACAGATCCAGGTGCTCGAAGCCACCGAGGCCTTCTTCCGCCGCCACTTCCAGCTGTGA
- a CDS encoding histidine triad nucleotide-binding protein: MADSAAAAPNDTIFGRILRGEIPCDQVYADEQCLAFRDVAPQAPVHILVIPREHVVNLAEAGEQHQALLGHLLLVAAKVAREQGLEGFRTVINSGAEAGQTVFHLHVHVIGGRPLAWPPG, from the coding sequence ATGGCCGACTCCGCTGCCGCCGCGCCGAATGACACGATCTTCGGCCGCATCCTGCGCGGTGAGATCCCCTGTGATCAGGTGTATGCCGATGAGCAATGCCTCGCCTTTCGCGACGTGGCTCCCCAGGCGCCGGTGCACATTCTGGTGATTCCGCGGGAGCACGTGGTGAACCTGGCGGAGGCGGGTGAGCAGCACCAGGCGCTGCTGGGCCACCTGCTGCTGGTGGCGGCGAAGGTGGCCCGAGAGCAGGGCCTGGAGGGATTCCGCACCGTGATCAACAGCGGCGCCGAGGCGGGGCAGACCGTGTTCCACTTGCACGTGCATGTGATCGGTGGTCGCCCGCTGGCCTGGCCGCCGGGCTGA
- a CDS encoding chlorophyll a/b-binding protein, with amino-acid sequence MTTSPETEATSAIPATSATTNDVPAFGWSGYAERVNGRFAMVGFAAILLVEAISGDTFLRWAGFVG; translated from the coding sequence ATGACCACCTCCCCCGAGACCGAGGCCACCAGCGCCATTCCCGCCACTAGCGCCACCACCAACGACGTGCCCGCCTTTGGCTGGAGCGGTTATGCCGAGCGGGTGAATGGCCGCTTCGCGATGGTGGGCTTTGCGGCGATCCTGCTGGTGGAGGCCATCAGCGGCGATACCTTCCTGCGCTGGGCCGGTTTCGTCGGCTGA
- the rpsU gene encoding 30S ribosomal protein S21, with amino-acid sequence MTQVTVGENEGIESALRRFKRQVSKAGIFADLKRLRHHETPVEKYKRKAQQRRRRR; translated from the coding sequence ATGACCCAGGTCACCGTCGGCGAAAACGAGGGCATTGAGTCGGCGCTGCGCCGCTTCAAGCGCCAGGTGTCCAAAGCCGGGATCTTCGCCGACCTCAAGCGCCTGCGTCACCACGAGACCCCCGTCGAGAAGTACAAGCGCAAAGCTCAGCAGCGTCGTCGTCGTCGCTGA
- a CDS encoding sodium/glutamate symporter, with amino-acid sequence MNDLLPALWAPERWLGLAWLALAGSVLTLILAAGRRIGRRLNLRLWGVPEALVAGLIGLLVAPSGPLPLLPPHLMELWGGLPLVLLTLVFGSLMLGKPLPQLGGLWRPVGGQVALALVLAFGQYVVGGLAVLLVLQPWLGVSPVMACLIEVAYEGGHGSAAAMGPSYAALGFPGGQDLGLAMATVGLLSSTLVGGVVVVIARQRGWLLAQDNALPREAAAVPAAATPEPPAWAAWAVNLALVGCAVLIGVVLLQLLRLGTDAIGGGVAEVGRSLPVFPLAIIGSLLMRWLLERSGRSHWASAPIQSEIGTLSADLLITSATACLNLALLAADWLPLTVLALAGLTWNLAVTLLLAPRLLPADWFERAVLEFGQATGVAASGLLLLRMADPDDHSAALPAFSLKQLLLQPFLAGGVVTVVAPLAVASWGLPTWTAFCLGLVLFAAGAGLLLAQAGRNTEPTAAHP; translated from the coding sequence ATGAACGACCTTCTGCCCGCGCTCTGGGCCCCTGAGAGGTGGCTAGGGCTGGCCTGGCTGGCCCTGGCCGGCTCTGTTCTCACCCTGATCCTGGCCGCCGGGCGCCGCATCGGCCGGCGGCTGAATCTGCGCCTGTGGGGCGTTCCGGAAGCCTTGGTGGCGGGTCTGATCGGCCTGTTGGTGGCACCCAGCGGACCGTTGCCGCTGCTGCCACCTCACCTGATGGAGCTGTGGGGTGGTCTGCCGCTGGTGCTGCTCACCCTGGTGTTCGGATCGCTGATGCTGGGCAAACCCCTGCCCCAGCTGGGAGGGTTGTGGCGTCCCGTGGGGGGGCAGGTGGCGCTGGCGCTCGTGCTCGCCTTTGGCCAATACGTGGTGGGAGGCCTGGCGGTGCTGCTGGTGCTGCAGCCATGGCTGGGGGTGAGCCCGGTGATGGCGTGCCTGATCGAAGTGGCCTACGAAGGCGGCCATGGCTCAGCCGCCGCGATGGGGCCGAGCTATGCCGCCCTCGGCTTTCCAGGCGGCCAGGATCTGGGCCTGGCCATGGCCACCGTGGGCCTGCTCAGCTCCACGCTGGTGGGGGGTGTGGTGGTGGTGATCGCCCGCCAACGGGGCTGGCTGCTGGCCCAGGACAACGCTCTCCCCCGCGAGGCCGCTGCCGTACCCGCAGCCGCAACACCTGAGCCCCCCGCCTGGGCAGCCTGGGCGGTGAACCTCGCCCTGGTGGGCTGCGCGGTGCTGATCGGCGTGGTGCTGCTGCAACTGCTGCGCCTGGGCACCGATGCCATCGGCGGTGGTGTAGCAGAGGTGGGACGCTCCCTACCGGTGTTCCCCCTGGCAATCATCGGTTCGCTGTTGATGCGCTGGCTGCTCGAGCGCAGCGGCCGCAGCCACTGGGCGTCCGCCCCGATCCAAAGCGAGATCGGCACCCTCTCGGCGGATCTCCTGATCACCTCCGCCACCGCCTGTCTCAACCTGGCCCTGCTGGCCGCCGATTGGCTGCCCCTCACGGTTCTCGCCCTGGCGGGGCTCACCTGGAATCTGGCGGTCACCCTGCTACTGGCACCCCGGTTGCTGCCAGCCGACTGGTTCGAGCGGGCCGTGCTGGAGTTTGGCCAGGCCACGGGTGTGGCCGCTTCAGGCTTGCTTTTGCTGCGCATGGCCGATCCGGACGACCACAGTGCAGCGCTGCCGGCGTTCTCACTGAAACAGCTCCTGCTTCAGCCCTTTCTGGCGGGCGGTGTCGTCACGGTGGTGGCGCCCCTAGCGGTGGCCAGCTGGGGCCTTCCCACCTGGACCGCGTTCTGCCTGGGCTTGGTGCTGTTCGCTGCAGGCGCCGGCCTGCTGCTGGCCCAGGCCGGACGCAACACTGAACCAACTGCCGCCCACCCATGA
- the def gene encoding peptide deformylase: MASSFARLARSAENAGRLQVSKEPVDHPPYDIHTLGDQVLRTPAKRIGKVDDNIRALARDMLVSMYAAKGIGLAAPQIGEPLQLLVIDLEIEDPKSPPLILINPEITSVGGSLCTYEEGCLSIPGVYLDVVRPSVVDVSYRDEMGRPKRLKADGLMARCIQHEMDHLNGVLFVDRVTDHDKLREGLGEKGFNPADVHAIA; the protein is encoded by the coding sequence TTGGCCAGCAGCTTCGCCCGATTGGCCCGTTCCGCCGAAAACGCCGGCCGGCTGCAGGTGTCGAAAGAGCCGGTGGATCACCCTCCCTACGACATCCATACCCTGGGCGATCAGGTGCTGCGCACCCCCGCCAAGCGCATCGGCAAGGTGGACGACAACATCCGTGCCCTGGCCCGCGACATGTTGGTGAGCATGTACGCCGCCAAGGGCATCGGCCTGGCTGCGCCGCAGATCGGTGAGCCGCTGCAGCTGCTGGTGATCGATCTGGAGATCGAAGACCCCAAAAGCCCGCCCCTGATCCTGATCAACCCCGAGATCACCTCCGTGGGCGGCAGTCTTTGCACCTACGAGGAGGGGTGCCTCAGCATTCCGGGTGTGTACCTCGATGTGGTGCGGCCGAGCGTGGTGGATGTGAGCTACCGCGATGAGATGGGCCGGCCGAAGCGGCTGAAGGCCGATGGCCTGATGGCCCGCTGCATCCAGCACGAGATGGACCATCTCAATGGTGTGCTGTTTGTGGATCGCGTCACCGATCACGACAAGCTGCGCGAGGGGCTCGGTGAGAAGGGCTTCAATCCGGCCGATGTGCACGCAATCGCCTGA
- a CDS encoding sodium/glutamate symporter produces MKLFDVLVAFAGLSLLLLAGITLRRKLRWLRQLGIPEALVAGLLGLLIGPFGPLRLFPEQVYTVWGQTPGVLISLVFATLFLGQRLPSPRQLWQRAAGQTAFGMTLGFGQYLVGALLVGLVLQPLFGTNPLMACLIEVGFEGGHGTAAGMGDTFADLGLPSGEALGLAMATVGVVSAVLIGSTLVVIGRSRSLLSAQDTQPSAGPLLQRAAHSDPMSAEAKLAQEEAAGLSDPIGSASVTIDALTVNLALAGAAVGLGVLLKEGLTRLGGALGGAATADLLNAIPVFPLAMLGGLMVQLLLQWRGHSTLASPVVQASVGSLAMDVLITAAMASLNLPMLEDNWLPFLLLALAGLAWNVAAFLLLARRFFRDHWFERAIADFGQGTGVTATGLLLLRMADPLGRSRAMESFSFKQLVFEPFLGGGLITALAPIALASWGLPRFNAVALLLTVASIAFGLWIGRRPQRA; encoded by the coding sequence ATGAAGCTGTTCGACGTGCTGGTGGCCTTTGCCGGCCTGAGCCTGTTACTGCTGGCGGGGATCACCCTGCGCCGCAAGCTGCGCTGGCTGCGGCAGCTCGGCATTCCGGAGGCTCTGGTGGCTGGTTTGCTGGGGCTACTGATCGGTCCCTTCGGCCCCTTGCGGCTGTTCCCCGAGCAGGTGTACACGGTGTGGGGCCAGACCCCGGGGGTGCTGATCTCGCTGGTGTTCGCCACCTTGTTTCTGGGTCAACGCCTGCCGAGTCCGCGGCAGCTGTGGCAGCGGGCCGCCGGCCAGACCGCCTTCGGCATGACGCTCGGGTTTGGCCAATACCTGGTGGGGGCCCTGCTGGTGGGGCTGGTGCTGCAGCCGCTGTTCGGCACCAACCCCTTGATGGCCTGCCTGATTGAGGTGGGCTTTGAAGGCGGCCACGGCACCGCCGCGGGCATGGGCGACACCTTCGCCGACCTGGGCCTGCCCTCGGGCGAGGCCCTGGGGCTGGCCATGGCCACGGTGGGCGTGGTGAGTGCCGTGCTGATCGGCAGCACGTTGGTGGTCATCGGCCGCAGCCGCTCCTTGCTGAGCGCTCAAGACACGCAACCATCAGCAGGGCCCCTGCTGCAGCGGGCCGCCCACAGCGATCCGATGTCGGCCGAGGCCAAGCTGGCGCAGGAAGAGGCTGCGGGCCTGAGCGATCCGATCGGCTCGGCCTCCGTGACCATCGATGCACTCACGGTGAACCTGGCCTTGGCGGGGGCCGCGGTTGGGCTCGGGGTGCTGCTGAAGGAAGGCCTCACCCGCCTTGGCGGAGCGCTGGGAGGGGCCGCCACGGCCGACCTGCTGAACGCCATTCCCGTGTTTCCTCTCGCCATGTTGGGAGGGCTGATGGTGCAGCTGCTGCTGCAGTGGCGCGGGCACAGCACGCTGGCCTCGCCGGTAGTGCAAGCCAGCGTGGGCTCGCTGGCGATGGATGTGCTGATCACGGCCGCCATGGCCAGCCTCAACCTGCCGATGCTGGAAGACAACTGGCTTCCCTTCCTGCTGCTGGCGCTGGCTGGTCTGGCCTGGAACGTGGCGGCTTTCCTGCTCCTGGCGCGCCGCTTCTTCCGCGATCACTGGTTCGAGCGAGCCATCGCTGATTTTGGCCAGGGCACCGGTGTGACAGCCACAGGCCTGCTGCTGCTGCGCATGGCCGATCCCCTGGGCCGCAGCCGGGCCATGGAGAGCTTCTCGTTCAAGCAGTTGGTGTTTGAACCCTTCCTCGGCGGGGGCCTGATCACCGCCCTGGCACCCATCGCACTGGCGAGCTGGGGCCTACCGCGCTTCAACGCGGTGGCCTTGCTGCTCACCGTGGCCTCGATCGCGTTTGGCCTCTGGATCGGGCGCCGGCCCCAGCGGGCCTAA
- a CDS encoding ABC transporter ATP-binding protein/permease gives MNPLQAFRSQLGKLRRLAQPYFLPVEDTSGWQFLLLIVAMLAVVVGTTLLLLTGAVAVSGALIPELQARFLPGIPQQVEAIWSGPVGLVVMVLFAASLGCFGVFRGKLRQGRWLPWLLLGVITLLILVINGINVGISFVARNIENALVAYQADQFWQIVAIYAFCLVLALPIRALQSYLIPRLGLLWREWLSGRLLTRYLSNRVYYVLNPNDEAAEEIDNPDQRISQDAASFTGTSLSVTVEIVSALLTFVSFILVLWSISSKLALWLLIYSLAGTAVIVFASRKLVALNYDQLRLEADFRYGLVHIRDNAESIAFYRGEQQESREAERRLGGAIRNYNKLIVWEALISVIQRSYDYFSRFLPWLVIAPIYFAKEVDFGVFGQASIAFSQVLFSVSYIVNNIDRLAAFSASISRLEGFQGKVEAISRSEAQRDLLADEGSATSQSLLVRHVDLVPPGSDRRLIHDLSLEVGADQRVLVVGPSGCGKTSFLRLVSGLWPPAAGEVERPPLSELLFIPQKPYMLLGSLREQLCYPQDPQRFSDEHLRSVLEEVRLGALVQRYPDFDIKQDWPRLLSLGEQQRLAFARLLLNSPRFVVLDEATSALDVSTEEHLYALLTQREMAFVSVGHRPTLKAFHNVVLELDGQGGWKLMPATSYTFNSGV, from the coding sequence ATGAACCCCCTGCAGGCCTTCCGCAGTCAGCTCGGCAAGCTGCGGCGCCTCGCCCAGCCCTATTTCCTGCCGGTGGAAGACACCAGCGGCTGGCAATTTCTGCTGCTCATCGTCGCCATGCTGGCGGTGGTGGTGGGCACCACCCTGCTGCTGCTGACGGGGGCGGTAGCCGTCAGTGGTGCGCTGATTCCGGAGCTGCAAGCCCGCTTCCTGCCTGGGATTCCCCAGCAGGTGGAGGCCATCTGGTCGGGGCCGGTGGGTCTGGTGGTGATGGTTCTGTTTGCGGCGAGCCTGGGCTGTTTTGGCGTGTTTCGCGGCAAGCTGCGTCAGGGCCGCTGGCTGCCCTGGCTGCTGCTCGGGGTGATCACGCTGCTGATCCTGGTGATCAACGGCATCAACGTGGGCATCAGCTTTGTCGCGCGCAATATTGAGAATGCTCTGGTGGCCTATCAGGCTGATCAGTTCTGGCAGATTGTTGCCATCTATGCCTTCTGTCTGGTGTTGGCTTTGCCGATCCGGGCGCTTCAGAGCTATCTGATTCCGCGGCTGGGTCTGCTGTGGCGTGAATGGTTGAGTGGGCGCTTGCTAACCCGCTATTTATCTAATCGTGTTTACTACGTTCTTAATCCAAACGATGAAGCGGCTGAGGAAATTGATAATCCCGACCAGCGGATTTCCCAAGACGCGGCCAGTTTCACCGGTACTAGCCTGAGCGTCACGGTTGAGATTGTTTCGGCGCTGCTCACCTTTGTGAGCTTCATTCTGGTGCTCTGGTCGATCAGCTCCAAGCTGGCGCTGTGGCTGTTGATTTATTCCCTGGCCGGTACGGCTGTGATCGTGTTCGCCAGCCGCAAGCTGGTAGCCCTGAATTACGACCAACTGCGTCTAGAGGCCGATTTCCGCTACGGCCTGGTGCACATCCGTGACAACGCCGAATCGATCGCCTTCTACCGCGGTGAACAGCAAGAGTCGCGTGAGGCGGAGCGTCGGCTTGGTGGAGCGATCCGCAATTACAACAAACTGATTGTCTGGGAGGCGCTGATCAGTGTGATTCAGCGCTCATACGACTACTTCTCCCGCTTCTTGCCCTGGTTGGTGATCGCGCCGATCTACTTCGCCAAAGAAGTGGATTTTGGGGTGTTCGGTCAGGCCAGTATTGCTTTTTCTCAGGTGTTGTTCTCGGTGAGCTACATCGTGAACAACATCGATCGCCTGGCGGCGTTCTCCGCCTCGATCAGTCGACTGGAAGGGTTCCAGGGCAAGGTGGAAGCGATCAGTCGCTCAGAAGCGCAGCGCGATCTGCTGGCTGACGAGGGATCGGCTACCTCTCAATCGCTGCTGGTGCGGCATGTGGATCTGGTGCCCCCGGGCAGTGATCGCCGCCTGATTCACGACCTCAGCTTGGAGGTGGGTGCCGACCAGCGCGTGCTCGTGGTGGGGCCAAGCGGTTGCGGTAAAACCTCGTTCCTGCGCTTGGTGAGTGGTCTCTGGCCTCCTGCTGCCGGTGAGGTGGAGCGCCCGCCCCTCTCTGAGTTGCTGTTCATTCCCCAGAAGCCCTACATGCTCTTGGGCAGCCTGCGGGAGCAGCTCTGTTACCCCCAGGATCCGCAGCGCTTCAGCGATGAGCATCTGCGCAGCGTGCTCGAGGAGGTGCGCCTCGGCGCCCTGGTGCAGCGCTACCCCGACTTCGACATCAAGCAGGACTGGCCCCGTCTGCTCTCCCTGGGAGAGCAACAGCGCCTGGCCTTCGCCCGTCTGTTGCTCAATTCACCGCGCTTCGTGGTGCTCGATGAGGCCACCAGTGCTCTGGATGTGAGCACGGAAGAGCACCTCTATGCGCTGCTCACCCAGCGGGAGATGGCTTTCGTGAGCGTGGGACACCGGCCCACGCTCAAGGCTTTCCACAACGTGGTGCTCGAGCTGGATGGGCAGGGCGGCTGGAAGCTGATGCCCGCCACCAGCTATACCTTCAACTCCGGCGTCTGA
- a CDS encoding DUF3747 domain-containing protein yields MIHSVRTLAALLPLAGALALLAPEPAAAKALFDAVEVDQSKFVIVSAPIGDGSRAQLNIYEQRSDARPCFAVQGNQPAVVDPLLSSFDFTGICNRFIDGNGYSLRIGDSDLGTVYRLSVVKESGDTLLMALPTKPGVGPELVVARSGGSANGFLLLVPEPGWKLMRRQFGGRTLGHVYVYRADWPDAAAAEASPAAPAAVEPQPEAGS; encoded by the coding sequence GTGATTCATTCGGTTCGCACCCTCGCTGCACTGCTGCCGCTGGCTGGTGCCCTGGCTCTGCTCGCTCCTGAGCCCGCTGCGGCCAAGGCGCTGTTTGACGCGGTGGAGGTGGATCAGAGCAAGTTTGTGATCGTGTCGGCGCCGATCGGTGATGGCAGCCGCGCTCAGCTCAACATTTATGAGCAGCGCTCCGACGCCCGGCCTTGCTTCGCGGTGCAGGGCAACCAGCCGGCGGTGGTGGACCCGCTGCTCTCCAGCTTCGACTTCACCGGGATCTGCAACCGTTTCATCGACGGCAACGGCTACTCGCTGCGGATCGGCGATAGCGACCTGGGCACCGTGTACCGCCTCAGTGTGGTGAAGGAGTCGGGCGACACCTTGCTCATGGCCCTGCCCACCAAGCCTGGTGTTGGGCCCGAATTGGTGGTGGCCCGTAGTGGTGGCAGCGCCAATGGATTCCTGTTGCTGGTGCCAGAGCCGGGTTGGAAGCTGATGCGGCGTCAGTTCGGTGGTCGCACCCTCGGTCATGTGTACGTCTACCGCGCTGATTGGCCCGATGCGGCTGCAGCTGAAGCCAGCCCTGCAGCCCCTGCTGCGGTGGAGCCTCAGCCGGAGGCGGGCAGCTGA